In the genome of Paenibacillus pabuli, one region contains:
- a CDS encoding extracellular solute-binding protein: MNRIWSKGVSILLVSIMAGGLLSGCTNSSGNGEGAEGGDGNKLKILHNWNGSGGSDNGITPVEEVIKEKTGVTLEWEYTKGSETEKVNQIFATQDLPDIYTGPAWGGELDGIIKAAKEGQLVDISDKLGDYPNLAKSIAKENVPPALYEKAIDAYDGKKYLLLQNQPATNEDGMDWLYGFYVRKDIAEKVGVDPQSVVTKEDFYNFLQKIKDANLKESGQPVFPLGGFSNGWSVGIGNTMFYSGASYVDKGDGTVEHNFFTKGYEEYTLFYRKLVEEGLMDPEAFTQTDPIAKEKINQGRIAILAAHYPAILDASKEYVTAHPGSDYIPVGPLERADVDPSRPVDLGIQGNNVTAITSSCKGACVDAALKFLDYMASDEGFMLARYGVQGVHWDMKDGKPVPNKEWFDKFTADQSGKVRKNEGISIGLESVTGLDRINSAAGGDIWADQDRLDAMENARKILRPNGIHVITAYNPGDVITKSPEWEMLKPSMDRMGDAWKEAIFAKSDEAALSIINDLREQLRKTGYDQAMQFTNENLKGKDIVTVQMPN, encoded by the coding sequence TTGAACAGAATTTGGTCGAAAGGTGTATCGATCTTGCTCGTGTCCATCATGGCTGGAGGTTTGCTGAGCGGTTGCACGAATTCATCAGGGAACGGGGAAGGTGCAGAAGGGGGGGACGGAAATAAACTTAAAATCTTGCACAATTGGAATGGCTCAGGCGGATCGGATAATGGAATAACCCCTGTGGAGGAAGTAATCAAAGAGAAAACGGGCGTCACCTTGGAGTGGGAATATACAAAAGGCAGCGAGACGGAAAAAGTAAACCAGATCTTCGCGACACAGGATTTGCCGGACATTTACACCGGACCTGCATGGGGCGGTGAGCTGGACGGGATCATCAAGGCTGCCAAAGAAGGACAGCTTGTCGATATATCCGATAAATTGGGGGATTACCCGAACCTTGCGAAATCCATTGCAAAAGAGAATGTGCCACCAGCATTATACGAAAAAGCGATAGATGCGTATGACGGCAAGAAATATTTACTTTTACAAAATCAGCCCGCGACGAACGAAGACGGCATGGATTGGCTGTACGGCTTCTATGTTCGTAAAGATATCGCCGAGAAAGTCGGCGTGGATCCTCAGTCTGTTGTGACAAAGGAAGACTTCTATAACTTCCTCCAAAAAATCAAGGATGCCAACCTGAAGGAGAGCGGACAGCCCGTGTTTCCACTTGGTGGCTTCAGTAACGGATGGTCCGTAGGCATCGGAAACACGATGTTCTATTCAGGAGCAAGCTATGTAGACAAAGGTGACGGAACGGTAGAACATAACTTTTTCACCAAAGGATACGAAGAATACACCTTGTTCTATCGTAAACTGGTTGAGGAAGGACTGATGGACCCTGAAGCCTTTACCCAGACGGATCCCATCGCCAAGGAAAAAATCAATCAAGGACGCATTGCGATCCTTGCCGCACATTATCCGGCCATTCTGGATGCCTCCAAAGAATATGTTACTGCACATCCTGGAAGCGATTACATCCCGGTTGGACCATTGGAGCGGGCAGATGTTGATCCGAGTCGGCCTGTTGATCTTGGCATTCAAGGAAATAACGTAACGGCTATCACCAGCAGCTGCAAGGGTGCGTGTGTAGATGCGGCGCTCAAATTTCTCGATTACATGGCTTCTGACGAAGGCTTTATGCTGGCCCGGTACGGAGTTCAAGGTGTACATTGGGACATGAAAGACGGCAAACCCGTACCGAACAAAGAATGGTTCGATAAGTTTACAGCAGATCAATCCGGTAAAGTCCGCAAGAACGAGGGCATTTCTATCGGACTGGAATCGGTCACAGGGCTCGATCGCATCAACTCGGCAGCAGGCGGAGATATCTGGGCAGACCAGGATCGCCTTGATGCCATGGAAAATGCCCGGAAAATCCTGCGTCCAAACGGCATTCATGTAATTACAGCCTATAACCCGGGCGATGTGATTACGAAGTCACCGGAATGGGAGATGTTGAAGCCTTCTATGGACCGGATGGGAGATGCCTGGAAGGAAGCCATTTTTGCAAAATCGGATGAAGCGGCTCTTAGCATTATCAACGACCTCAGGGAACAGCTTCGGAAGACCGGATACGATCAAGCGATGCAGTTCACCAATGAGAACCTGAAAGGAAAAGATATCGTGACTGTTCAAATGCCGAACTAA
- a CDS encoding GntR family transcriptional regulator: MSTNDRIPLYQQIQDYIRHVITSEKMKPGDRIPTEKELMDQFQVSKITVANALTGLANEKLIARVPGKGSFVAEEDDTASVTLTQATTTKGREGTLSTGMIGIIVPSIHDYFAIRLVEGIEQALREKGYRSMIMFTHGKVDKEKDVIKEMKALGAEGLLIFPVDEENYNEEILGMKLSGFPFVLMDRYLPGVETHYIAADGRRGTRLAVEHLWELGHRDIAICSDSPLQTVTVQERIEGYIEALKGKGALINPAHMITDFQPLSELKDAEAHPLYRYIQNRMVTAYVSLNGRLGVQIYQMAKQAGLRVPEDVSIVSFDDPTSIVEEFSIFTHVKQFERNMGYQAAVKLLEVLRGHGEVISYSKMLIEPELVIRQTTGTVPRA; encoded by the coding sequence ATGAGTACAAACGATCGAATTCCGCTGTATCAACAAATCCAAGATTATATCAGACATGTTATAACTTCAGAAAAAATGAAACCCGGTGATCGCATACCGACAGAGAAGGAACTGATGGATCAGTTTCAGGTCAGTAAAATTACGGTTGCCAATGCGCTGACCGGATTAGCCAATGAAAAGTTAATTGCGCGTGTGCCGGGGAAAGGCAGTTTTGTAGCAGAAGAAGATGACACTGCTTCTGTGACATTAACACAAGCAACCACGACGAAAGGCAGAGAGGGAACGCTGTCCACGGGAATGATTGGTATCATTGTGCCATCCATCCATGATTATTTTGCCATCAGACTCGTTGAGGGGATTGAGCAAGCCTTGCGCGAGAAAGGATATCGCAGCATGATCATGTTTACGCATGGCAAGGTAGATAAAGAGAAGGACGTCATCAAGGAAATGAAGGCGCTCGGGGCAGAAGGTCTGCTAATCTTTCCTGTCGATGAAGAGAACTACAACGAGGAGATCCTCGGCATGAAGCTTTCAGGATTCCCTTTTGTTCTGATGGATCGCTATTTGCCGGGGGTCGAGACACATTATATTGCAGCAGATGGTAGACGGGGCACGAGGCTGGCTGTGGAGCATCTATGGGAGCTTGGACACCGGGACATCGCCATTTGCTCCGATTCGCCCCTTCAGACGGTCACGGTTCAGGAGCGGATTGAAGGTTATATTGAGGCTTTAAAAGGCAAAGGGGCTTTAATCAATCCTGCTCATATGATTACTGATTTTCAACCGCTAAGTGAACTCAAGGATGCGGAAGCCCACCCCTTGTACCGATATATCCAGAACCGGATGGTCACGGCATATGTTTCGCTTAACGGTAGACTGGGTGTGCAAATCTATCAAATGGCCAAGCAAGCAGGGCTTCGGGTGCCAGAAGATGTATCCATTGTAAGCTTTGATGACCCCACATCCATCGTAGAGGAATTCAGCATATTTACCCATGTGAAGCAGTTTGAGCGCAATATGGGATATCAGGCGGCTGTTAAATTACTTGAAGTATTGCGTGGTCATGGGGAAGTGATAAGTTACAGCAAAATGCTAATTGAACCCGAACTGGTCATACGTCAAACTACCGGAACGGTTCCTCGAGCTTAA
- a CDS encoding glutaminase family protein has product MTTSFRPPSVPLITVDPYFSVWSAADHLYDDHTRHWTNSPQGMVGMIVIDGKIRRFMGKVGVQETSTIEEPDVLIQTNLTVEPVTTRYTFEGEGIKLEVHFTTPLLLDDLELLSRPVTYVTFHVQAIDGQAHQVKIYFDVTGEWCVHTPEQQVTWASHVINEQLHAMSMGTVEQPILKRAGDDTRIDWGYMYLVVQRSHQSQSVIHSVSRREEYARSGLLKSGDDSTKPKAISGDMPVMATEMDLGLIHEESASRYLMLAYDDIHAIEYFHKPLNAYWKKDGVTFQEMLVKAADQYEEVVQRCDRFNRELLTESQAAGGNQYRDILALTYRQAIAAHKLVADEAGEVLFFSKENFSNGCIATVDVSYPSIPLFLRYNTELVKGMMRPIYRYAESTDWTFDFAPHDVGTYPQANGQVYGENKLEYQMPIEECGNMLLMAAAVCKYEKDAKFACEHWGLLTTWASYLLQHGLDPENQLCTDDFAGHLAHNANLSIKAILGIAAYAYMCDELGLPDGAVYREAAEKMAEEWSSMATAGDHYKLTFDSSDESWSLKYNLVWDRLLDINLFPKEVAAKELAYYQQKQNRYGIPLDSRETYTKSDWLVWCASMSESQPQFEQMISPLWDFMNETSSRVPVTDWYDTITGKQLNFQNRSVVGGFFIPLLRKTSASKS; this is encoded by the coding sequence ATGACGACGAGTTTCCGACCACCATCTGTACCTTTGATCACGGTAGACCCTTATTTTAGCGTATGGTCTGCTGCTGACCATCTATATGATGATCATACCAGGCACTGGACGAACTCACCTCAGGGCATGGTTGGCATGATTGTGATTGACGGGAAAATTAGAAGATTTATGGGGAAGGTAGGCGTTCAGGAAACTTCAACTATTGAGGAGCCGGATGTGCTCATTCAGACGAATCTTACTGTTGAGCCTGTAACGACCCGTTACACCTTCGAAGGAGAAGGCATCAAACTTGAGGTTCATTTTACCACGCCGCTATTGCTCGATGATCTGGAGCTGTTATCCAGACCTGTGACGTATGTTACGTTCCATGTTCAAGCGATAGATGGTCAGGCCCATCAAGTGAAAATCTATTTCGATGTGACAGGTGAATGGTGTGTACATACCCCTGAGCAGCAAGTCACCTGGGCGTCCCATGTCATCAATGAGCAGTTACACGCCATGTCTATGGGAACGGTGGAACAGCCTATATTAAAACGTGCCGGCGATGATACAAGAATAGACTGGGGTTACATGTATCTGGTAGTTCAGCGATCCCATCAATCTCAATCGGTTATTCATTCGGTATCCAGGCGTGAAGAGTATGCCCGGTCAGGTCTTTTGAAGTCAGGAGATGATTCTACCAAGCCGAAGGCCATATCTGGCGATATGCCTGTTATGGCAACTGAAATGGATCTGGGTCTTATCCATGAGGAGTCAGCATCTCGCTACCTGATGCTCGCCTATGATGATATTCATGCGATTGAATATTTTCACAAACCGCTGAATGCGTATTGGAAGAAAGATGGTGTGACATTTCAGGAGATGCTGGTAAAAGCAGCGGATCAATACGAAGAGGTAGTACAACGATGCGACCGCTTTAATCGGGAACTTTTAACGGAGAGTCAGGCTGCAGGCGGGAACCAATATAGAGACATTCTGGCATTGACCTATCGGCAAGCGATTGCTGCACATAAATTGGTTGCTGATGAAGCCGGAGAAGTATTATTTTTCTCCAAGGAAAACTTCAGTAACGGCTGTATCGCTACGGTGGATGTGAGCTACCCGTCGATTCCATTGTTTCTGAGGTATAACACCGAATTGGTCAAAGGCATGATGCGTCCAATTTATAGGTATGCCGAGAGTACGGATTGGACGTTTGATTTTGCTCCACATGACGTAGGGACTTACCCCCAAGCCAATGGCCAGGTTTACGGAGAGAACAAACTCGAATACCAGATGCCTATCGAGGAATGTGGCAATATGCTCCTGATGGCAGCAGCGGTATGCAAATATGAGAAGGATGCGAAATTTGCCTGTGAGCACTGGGGACTTCTCACAACATGGGCTTCATATTTGCTGCAGCATGGACTGGACCCTGAGAATCAACTGTGCACGGACGACTTTGCCGGACATCTTGCGCACAATGCCAATTTATCCATTAAAGCGATATTAGGCATTGCCGCCTATGCGTATATGTGTGATGAGCTTGGTTTGCCGGATGGTGCCGTTTATCGTGAAGCGGCTGAAAAAATGGCAGAGGAGTGGTCTTCCATGGCCACAGCAGGTGATCACTACAAGCTGACGTTTGACAGCTCGGATGAGTCATGGAGTTTGAAATACAATCTGGTGTGGGATCGTCTGCTCGACATCAACCTTTTTCCAAAAGAAGTGGCTGCCAAAGAATTGGCGTATTATCAGCAAAAACAGAATCGATATGGCATACCGCTGGATAGTCGTGAGACGTACACCAAGTCCGATTGGCTCGTATGGTGTGCCTCCATGAGCGAATCGCAGCCTCAATTCGAACAGATGATTTCACCTCTGTGGGACTTTATGAATGAAACATCGAGCCGTGTGCCGGTAACGGACTGGTATGACACCATTACCGGAAAGCAGTTGAATTTTCAAAATCGGTCGGTTGTCGGCGGATTTTTCATTCCTTTGCTGAGAAAGACATCTGCATCAAAATCATGA
- a CDS encoding ABC transporter permease — protein sequence MIKTRVSNNRLMKRIWQHKLFYLFMLPGIVWFFLFSYVPLYGIQVAFRDYNFVGGFTGSPWAGLKYFQQFFNYYQSGDIIRNTIIISLMKLLIGFPMPIILALLLNEVRMIKFKKTVQTLSYLPYFVSWIVVVTLMQRLLTPYGGPVNDLLGSFGAESIQFLNNPTWFYQMIVGSDIWKNIGWNSIIFMAAIAGIDQQLYEAAKMDGAGRFRQMWHVSLPGIRNVAIILFILAVGSLMSAGYEQLLLLNGPATANLGSVLDVHAINSGIREGRLSYAAAVGLFQSVIALILVVTVNRIARKVSDVSLF from the coding sequence GTGATCAAGACACGAGTGAGTAACAATCGATTGATGAAGCGAATCTGGCAGCATAAACTCTTTTATTTGTTTATGCTGCCCGGAATCGTCTGGTTTTTCCTGTTCTCCTACGTACCGCTATATGGAATTCAGGTTGCTTTTAGGGATTACAATTTCGTTGGTGGATTCACCGGAAGTCCCTGGGCAGGCCTCAAGTACTTTCAACAGTTCTTCAATTACTACCAATCCGGTGACATCATCCGCAACACGATCATCATCAGTCTCATGAAACTGCTAATTGGCTTTCCGATGCCTATTATTCTTGCACTCCTCTTAAATGAAGTCCGAATGATCAAATTCAAAAAGACGGTTCAGACCCTTTCTTACTTGCCTTATTTCGTGTCCTGGATCGTCGTGGTTACGCTGATGCAACGGCTCCTAACGCCGTATGGGGGACCAGTCAATGACTTATTGGGGTCATTTGGAGCGGAGTCGATCCAGTTCCTGAACAATCCAACATGGTTCTATCAGATGATTGTCGGTTCAGATATCTGGAAAAATATCGGTTGGAATTCGATCATATTTATGGCCGCCATTGCGGGTATTGATCAGCAGCTTTACGAAGCTGCCAAAATGGATGGTGCAGGACGCTTCAGACAGATGTGGCACGTATCACTTCCAGGTATTCGCAATGTAGCGATCATATTATTCATACTCGCTGTGGGTAGTCTGATGAGCGCGGGTTATGAACAACTGCTGCTCCTGAATGGACCAGCAACTGCAAACCTGGGCAGTGTACTGGACGTGCATGCCATTAACTCCGGGATTCGAGAAGGGCGTCTCAGTTACGCTGCAGCTGTCGGACTATTCCAAAGTGTTATCGCACTCATTCTGGTTGTAACCGTCAATCGCATTGCCCGCAAAGTCAGTGATGTATCCCTGTTCTAA
- a CDS encoding carbohydrate ABC transporter permease, with amino-acid sequence MERKWSLFSVFNYIFLALVGFSMIYPFIYILAYSLNDGKDSMQGAIYFLPRQFTLDNYAQVFDNARIWKAYQITIMRTVLGTFLHVVLCTLMAYALSKKTLPGRSFFTFYIFLPTIFSAGFIPFFITLQKLHLINSFWVYVLPLLFNFMHIIIIRTFLQGIPEELEESARIDGYGDFQIFLRIILPLSGPVLATISLFIGVAHWNDWFSGAYYVSNKDLIPVQTLLQEMLTEAEALSNSMQRAAQQGGQTVGGVGGAGATPESLRMALLVITVFPILCIYPFLQRYFVKGVMIGSVKG; translated from the coding sequence ATGGAACGAAAATGGTCCTTATTCTCGGTGTTTAACTATATCTTTCTCGCTTTGGTTGGATTCTCGATGATTTACCCGTTTATATATATATTGGCTTATTCACTGAACGACGGTAAGGATTCGATGCAAGGCGCGATTTATTTTCTTCCCCGCCAATTCACGTTGGATAACTATGCCCAGGTATTCGATAACGCACGGATCTGGAAGGCATATCAAATTACGATTATGCGCACCGTGCTGGGTACTTTTCTCCACGTTGTATTGTGTACACTCATGGCCTATGCACTTTCCAAAAAAACATTGCCAGGTCGCTCCTTTTTCACTTTTTACATCTTTTTGCCCACGATTTTCAGTGCGGGATTCATCCCGTTTTTCATTACGCTTCAAAAACTGCATCTGATCAATAGTTTCTGGGTGTACGTTCTGCCCTTGTTGTTCAACTTTATGCACATCATCATTATTCGAACGTTTCTGCAAGGCATACCGGAAGAGCTGGAGGAATCCGCCCGTATTGACGGGTATGGTGATTTTCAAATCTTCCTGCGAATTATACTACCGCTCTCTGGGCCGGTACTTGCAACCATCTCGCTCTTTATTGGGGTAGCCCACTGGAATGACTGGTTCTCAGGCGCTTATTACGTATCTAACAAAGATTTGATCCCGGTGCAGACCCTCCTGCAAGAAATGCTGACGGAAGCAGAGGCATTATCCAATTCGATGCAGCGTGCAGCACAGCAGGGTGGACAGACGGTTGGTGGTGTCGGTGGAGCAGGAGCAACACCTGAATCACTTCGCATGGCTCTGCTTGTCATTACGGTTTTCCCAATCTTATGTATATATCCGTTTCTGCAACGATATTTCGTGAAGGGGGTTATGATTGGTTCCGTTAAAGGGTAG
- a CDS encoding alpha-mannosidase, which translates to MPYEPIRPERLKQMLNKLREAIYEPIAELEVTAWVTPEPVPYAERMSGRKVTLTQGEHWGELWDCAWFRFAGSLPAVRANQSVVLLLDVNGELCLVDQEGSPIQGLTTINSEFDFSLGLPGKRVVQLQEISVNGQEVEVWADAGNNDLFGKYRGGTLKEALIAFCRDDIRDLYYDTEVLLETAEQLHEGSARKERIYQTLYDISLLLTEFSKEHVQQAKKRMNEQLSMQGGDPVLTLSAVGHAHIDLAWLWPIRETIRKGARTFSTVLRMMERYPDYVFGASQPQLYDWMKQHYPKLYDQIKERVHEGRWEPQGAMWVESDTNVPGGESLVRQILYGKRYFQQEFGMEMKSLWMPDVFGYSASLPQLLKKSGVDYMMTQKLSWSEYNRHPHHSFLWEGIDGSAVLTHMPPEDTYNSPAAPRSIIKAEQDYLDKNVSSHALMLFGIGDGGGGPGEEHLERLAREENLLGLSPVVQEPSWKFFERLNEERERFQTWRGELYLEKHQGTLTSQSRSKRYNRKMEKALRELEFASVLAAAQLGMSYPSETLEKIWKEVLLYQFHDILPGSSIKRVYDESLVRYAELLEQTENMINETYSDLAGQISSNVEVSSASSMVIFNSLPWERQEWLHTNGRWRKVQVPSMGYTMISNQVDESAMNEIASSTEVVLGMLDSEFQVSAEERYVENDTFIVKFDRNGAIISIRDKAEDREVIPQGHSGNALRVYHDEGDAWDFSHDYSAHTGMPLTLHDIRELCEGPKVGLVFEYNYGESTLIQTVVLTEGSRRIDFETTVDWRENGKMLRTSFPVNIRTDQVHCEIQFGSLSRPTHRNTMWDFAKDEICAHQWIDLSEPDYGVALLNDCKYGHRAIDNVLDLNLLRSSSYPDPEADRAKHTFTYSLYPHRGNHVQAEIYRRGNELNIPLRTVSLSSVSGKPNGKLPYSKTFLQPDHPHIMVESVKKAEDGDDIIVRLYETSGTHATTALHLGFQVAEAWTTDLMENIISPVSIAGASQMALSFTPFEIITLRLKLGQL; encoded by the coding sequence ATGCCATATGAACCGATAAGGCCAGAACGTTTAAAACAGATGTTAAACAAACTTCGGGAAGCGATATATGAGCCGATAGCCGAATTGGAAGTGACGGCTTGGGTCACACCAGAGCCTGTACCTTACGCGGAACGGATGTCCGGCAGGAAAGTGACACTCACGCAAGGAGAACACTGGGGGGAGTTATGGGACTGTGCCTGGTTCCGTTTTGCAGGTAGTCTTCCGGCAGTCAGAGCTAACCAAAGCGTGGTTCTATTATTGGATGTCAACGGTGAACTGTGCCTGGTTGACCAAGAAGGATCACCTATCCAAGGGCTGACGACGATTAACTCTGAATTTGATTTTTCATTAGGTCTTCCTGGAAAACGAGTCGTTCAGCTCCAGGAGATCTCTGTGAATGGGCAGGAAGTTGAAGTGTGGGCAGATGCAGGCAATAATGATCTGTTCGGCAAGTATCGCGGAGGAACATTGAAAGAAGCACTCATCGCTTTCTGCAGGGATGATATTCGGGATCTCTATTATGATACCGAAGTCCTTTTGGAAACGGCAGAGCAGCTCCATGAAGGTTCCGCTCGCAAGGAGAGAATCTATCAGACACTCTATGACATTTCGTTACTCTTGACAGAATTCTCGAAAGAGCATGTCCAGCAGGCGAAGAAACGAATGAATGAACAGCTGAGCATGCAGGGAGGCGATCCGGTTTTAACCCTAAGCGCTGTTGGTCATGCCCATATTGATTTGGCCTGGTTGTGGCCTATCCGTGAAACGATCCGAAAAGGAGCTAGAACGTTCTCAACTGTGCTTCGCATGATGGAGCGTTATCCGGATTATGTATTCGGAGCGAGCCAACCGCAGCTGTACGATTGGATGAAGCAGCATTATCCCAAGCTGTATGACCAGATCAAGGAACGGGTACATGAAGGCCGATGGGAACCGCAGGGAGCCATGTGGGTAGAATCGGATACCAATGTCCCTGGTGGTGAATCGCTTGTACGCCAGATTTTGTATGGCAAGCGTTATTTTCAGCAGGAATTTGGGATGGAAATGAAATCGCTCTGGATGCCTGATGTGTTCGGCTACTCGGCAAGTTTGCCCCAGTTATTAAAAAAATCCGGTGTGGATTACATGATGACCCAGAAGCTATCCTGGAGTGAATACAACCGACATCCCCATCATTCCTTTTTGTGGGAGGGAATTGATGGTTCAGCAGTATTGACACATATGCCGCCTGAAGATACTTACAACAGTCCGGCAGCTCCGCGATCAATCATCAAAGCTGAACAGGACTATCTGGATAAAAATGTGTCCAGCCATGCGCTAATGCTCTTTGGTATAGGAGACGGGGGTGGGGGGCCTGGTGAGGAACATTTGGAGCGGCTGGCCCGGGAGGAAAACCTGCTTGGTTTGTCCCCTGTCGTACAGGAACCTTCGTGGAAATTTTTCGAACGGCTAAATGAAGAACGTGAACGATTCCAGACATGGCGCGGTGAGCTTTACCTGGAGAAGCATCAAGGAACCCTGACCAGTCAGTCGCGAAGCAAGCGGTATAACCGGAAGATGGAGAAAGCGCTGCGCGAATTGGAGTTCGCCTCAGTTCTTGCGGCAGCACAGCTAGGTATGTCTTATCCGTCCGAAACACTGGAGAAAATATGGAAGGAAGTCCTCCTGTATCAGTTCCATGATATCCTTCCGGGATCTTCAATCAAGCGAGTGTACGATGAGTCACTAGTGCGATATGCAGAACTTTTGGAGCAGACAGAAAATATGATCAACGAAACCTACAGTGATTTGGCAGGCCAGATTTCTTCAAATGTCGAAGTCTCATCCGCTTCCTCCATGGTGATATTCAATTCATTACCTTGGGAGCGGCAGGAGTGGCTTCACACGAATGGAAGATGGCGCAAGGTTCAGGTTCCTTCCATGGGATACACAATGATATCTAATCAGGTGGACGAGAGTGCCATGAATGAAATCGCATCCTCCACTGAGGTGGTACTGGGAATGCTGGATTCGGAATTTCAGGTTTCCGCTGAAGAACGCTACGTGGAGAACGACACATTCATCGTGAAGTTTGATCGGAACGGAGCCATTATCTCCATCCGGGACAAGGCAGAAGATCGGGAAGTCATTCCGCAAGGTCATTCGGGAAATGCACTTCGTGTGTACCACGACGAAGGGGATGCTTGGGATTTCAGTCATGACTATTCCGCACATACAGGAATGCCATTAACGCTCCATGACATTCGCGAGCTTTGTGAGGGTCCAAAAGTCGGGCTGGTCTTCGAATATAACTATGGAGAATCCACTCTGATTCAGACTGTGGTTCTTACAGAAGGCAGCAGGCGGATTGATTTCGAGACGACCGTGGATTGGAGAGAGAACGGGAAAATGCTTCGTACTTCATTCCCGGTGAATATTCGTACAGATCAGGTTCACTGTGAGATCCAATTTGGCAGTTTAAGCAGACCGACCCATCGGAATACCATGTGGGATTTCGCCAAGGATGAGATATGTGCTCATCAGTGGATTGACTTATCAGAGCCGGATTATGGAGTCGCCCTGCTCAATGATTGCAAATATGGTCATCGAGCCATCGATAATGTGCTTGATCTGAATTTGCTGCGCAGCAGCTCGTATCCTGATCCGGAAGCGGATCGTGCGAAGCATACATTCACCTACTCGTTATATCCGCATCGAGGGAACCATGTTCAGGCTGAAATCTATCGAAGAGGTAATGAACTGAACATCCCGCTTCGTACAGTTTCCTTATCGTCTGTATCTGGTAAGCCGAACGGTAAGCTCCCGTATTCCAAAACATTTCTTCAGCCGGATCACCCGCACATCATGGTGGAATCCGTCAAAAAGGCCGAGGATGGAGACGACATCATCGTCCGTCTATATGAAACTTCGGGAACCCATGCCACCACGGCGCTACATCTTGGATTCCAAGTAGCAGAAGCCTGGACGACTGATCTTATGGAGAATATCATTTCACCCGTTTCAATTGCAGGAGCATCCCAGATGGCTCTATCCTTCACGCCATTTGAAATCATCACGTTACGATTGAAGCTAGGACAGCTATAG